CGCTCTTTGCGTTGAGGAGTCCGTTCAGCATCGAAGGAACCGCGAGAAGAATGTGAGGGCGATGCGCGAGCATGAGTTCGAGAATCCGCTTGGGTATGAAGCGGGCGGTGTAGACCGCTTTCGCGCCGAGCCAGAGAGGAATGAGCGTGAGGACCGTCAGGCCGAAGCAGTGGAATTGCGGCAGGACTCCGAGGAAAACCGTTCGGCGAGGCAGGCGCGCCCACTCGATGCACTGCTGGATGTTGGCGATCAGGTTTCCGGCCGTCAGCATCACGCCCTTGGGCCGGCCCGATGTGCCCGAGGTGTAGAGCAGCGCGGCGAGACTGTCGTCGGTGGAGTGCAGGGGTTGCCTGAGAGGCGGAACTCCGCGGAACGACATCCGGTCGAGCTGAATCGACTTCACCTCGGGCGGCAGGTCTCCGAAGTGCTCGATCATTGGCGTAATCGTGACGACCGAATCGAGTTCCGCGTTCTCGATGATGTGCCGACGGTCGGCGGGGCTGAGCAGGCAGTTGATCGGGACGATCGTTCGTCCCAGCATCCACGTGGCGAGAATCGTCACAGGGGATAGACCCGAAGTCGGCAGCATGTACCCGATGTGGGGCCGATCGGTCGTCTGCTCGATCTTCCGAGCTAGGTGCAGGGCGGCGATGTACAAGGCGATCCCGCGCCATGCGCGGAAGTCATCCACCACGGCGGTGCGGAGCGGCGGAAGCAGCAAGTATCGCAACATCCTGTGAACGAGGGGCATGTTCCGCTCTTCCTTCCTTTGAGTCAGACGGGGGGGCGAGACGTCAGAGTGTGGGATGGATTCGAGAAAGGCAAGCAGTTCGAAGCGCTGGCCCAGCCCCATCGCTCGAGGGAGCGGCAATCGTCTGGCCCCACAGCCTCCTACGAATCTCCTCCTCGTTGGCGCCCTAGCCGCCAGCGTGAAACATGGTTAGGCTGATGCTCGTTCCCTACGAAGCCTCAGGAAGCGGAGGGTTTCCATGCCAAACGGGATGAAGGCGGCCGAGGCGAAGGAAGCAGTGCGGCCCGTGTGCGCAGAGGCGCCGGCAGGCGCGACGCCGGGTTGCGCGCGGCCGCGCTGGATCGCCCTCACGCGCGAGATCAGCCCGCGGATCGCCGAAGGCGAGTTGACCTTCCTGGCGCGCCAGCCGGTCGATCTCGCCCGGGCCCGCGAGCAGCATCGCCGCTACGAAGCGGCGCTCGCCTCGCTGGGGGCGGCGATCGCGCGGCTGCCGCCGCTGCCCGACTCGCCCGACGGGGTGTTTGTCGAGGACGTCGCGGTCGTGCTGGATGAGCTTGCGGTGCTCACCCTGCCGGGGGCGGCATCCCGCCGCGCGGAAGTCGATTCGGTGGCAGAGGGGCTGGCGGCCCACCGCCGCGTGCTCCGGATCGAGTCCCCCGGGACGCTGGACGGAGGAGACGTGTTGCTCGCCGGCAAGACCCTCTTCGTTGGCCGCTCGCGGCGGACGAACGAGGCGGGGATCGCGCAACTCCGCGAACTTACGGCAACCCATGGCTACCGCGTGGCGCCGGTGCCGGTGCATGGCTGCCTGCACCTGAAGAGCGCCGCCACGCGCGTCGCGCCGCGGACGCTGCTCGTCAATCCCGCCTGGATCGATCTCGCGCCGATGTCAGACCTGACGCTGATCGAAGTCGATGCGGCGGAGCCGCACGGGGCAAACGCGCTCCTACTGGGGGAGACGCTGCTTTACTCCGAGGGCTATCCGCGCACCCAAGAGAAGCTGGCGGCGCTAGGCATTCGTGTTCAGGCGCTGGATCTCTCCGAACTGGCCAAGGTCGAGGGTGCGGTCACGTGCTGCAGCCTGGTCATCCGCGTGCGCTGATCCGCGCCGGCTCGAGCGAGCGGTGTGCGCCTGTCGATTCTACTTCGCCTGCTCCGTGCCCTGTTCCACGCCCTCCACATCCAGCAGGATCTCGACGATCTGGCCCACCAACGGACTGCCGCCGATGATCCGATTCCATGCCATGCCGAAATCCTTCCGGTCGATCCGCGTGCTCGCTGCGAACGCGATCCGGCTCTTCCCCTCCATGTCCGTTGCCGCTCCCCTGAACTTGGCCTGAAGGACGACCGGGCGGGTTACTCCATGGAGGGTCAAGTTCCCGGCGATCTGGAACTCACTCCGGTCCGAGGCAGTCACCTCGGTGCTCTCGAACAAGATCTCTGGATACTCCTGCACATCAAGGAATTCGGGGGAACGGAGGTGTTGGTCCCGGAACGAGTGATTGGTGCTGATACTCGACGCATCGATCCGCACCTGGACCTTGGACGCGCTCACCTTCGTCGGATCGAACTCGAGGGTTCCGCTGAACTTCTCGAAGTGTCCCTGTACGGTTCCGATGCCGAGATGTGTCGCGTTCAAGCTGATGGTGGAATGGTCTGGGTCAAGCATATAGACCGCGCCTCCCGCGCTCGTGGTCAGGAGGGCAATCGCGACGGCAGCCAGTATGATCTCAAGTGACTTCAAGGTCTCCTCCACAGTTGATGAAGCAGGTGATGAGGCGACGGCGCCTGACACGTTGTCGCGGCGAAGAAGGCCAACTCGTCGTCCGTCTCACCCCGGCCCAATCGAATCCTCGTCAATTACCGCTCCACGCTACCAGTTGCAGTGGCATCGGGCAACGAAGTCGTGTGCGAGGCCAGCGGGCGGACTCGTGGTCGGGTTTCGTGAGACGTCCATGCAGGGTGACATGGGCGAACTCGGAGTGGCTTGAGTCTGCGTGGTCAGCTCGCGATGCGCTGCCCCAGGGCAGTGTCCTCTAGGATCGCAGCCGGATGAGAGCGCGAGGACGCCTGCCCGCGTGCAGCGACCTAGGGCATCGTCTGTGCAGTGGCGCTCGAGCCGGCTGCTTCATGCCCGGCCACCGAGGCGCTCAGTGCGAGGAAGCTGAACCTCGAGCTTGCCGACCTGCTCTGAGCGTTGGGCCACCTCCTTCGAAGAACTGACGGGCGTCTCGGGAGAATCACGCGAAGGAGATTGGCTGGATCCGCCGCGCACGGATGCTATGCTTGTAAATTGTGGCGCTGGCGGGAATGGGCCCGCGGCGGGGAGGTGGAACGTGCAGGATTGGCTCAAGTCTCTTGGAATCCAGGAAGTGAACTCCGGCGTATGCGACGGGCGCTGGGTCGAGAAGCCGGGCGGCGGGGAACTCGTCAGCGTCTCGCCGATCGACGGCAAGCCGATCGCGCGCGTCCTCCAGGGAAGCGAGGCCGACTACGAGCGGGTCATGGACAGCGCCCTCGACGCGTTCGGGTCCTGGCGCATGCTCCCCGCGCCCAGGCGCGGGCTTGTCGTAAGGGACATCTGCGACGAGTTGAGGCGCCACAAGGAGCCGCTCGGCCGTCTCGTCACGCTCGAGATGGGGAAGATCTACACGGAGGGCCAGGGCGAGGTCCAGGAGATGATCGACATGGGGGACTTCGCCGTGGGGCTCTCCCGCCAGCTCTATGGCCTCACGATGCACAGCGAGCGGTCGCGACACCGGATGTACGAGCAGTGGCACCCTCTCGGCGTTGTCGGCATCATCTCTGCCTTCAACTTCCCGGTCGCCGTCTGGAGCTGGAACGCGATGATCGCCGCCGTCTGCGGCGACACGATGATCTGGAAGCCCTCCTCGCTCACCCCTCTCACCGCGGTGGCCACGCAGCAGATCGTCAACCGCGTGATGGATGCCCACAACCTCCGCGGGGTCTTCGGCCTCGTTGTCGGCCGCGGCTCGACCGTTGGAGAGAAGATGATCAACGACCGGCGGGTTCCCCTCGTCAGCGCCACCGGCTCGACCCCGATGGGGCGGAGGATTGGCGAAGTGGTGGGAAAGCGCCTCGGGCGCACGATCTTGGAGCTGGGAGGGAACAACGCGATCATCGTCATGGACGACGCAGACCCGAAGCTGGCCCTCCGCGCGATCCTGTTCGGAGCCGTGGGGACGGCGGGGCAGCGTTGCACGACGACCCGCAGGATCTTCTTGCAGAAGGGGATCGCCGAAGGTTTCACGAAGAAGCTCGTCGACTCCTACAAGACCATCAGGATCGGCGATCCGCTCGATCCCGGGACCGTGATGGGCCCCCTCGTCGACGGCGACGCGGTCGAGACGATGATGAAGGCCCTCGACGCGATTCGCGCCCAGGGAGGCGAGATCCTCTACGGAGGCAAGAAGCTCGACCGGCCGGGGCACTACGTCGAGCCGACGATCGTGAAGGCTCGGCCAGGCATGGCGATCGTGAAGGAGGAGACCTTCGCTCCGATCCTCTACCTGTTCACGGTCGACTCGCTGGAGGAGGCCGTCAAGCTGCACAACAGCGTCGATCAGGGGCTCTCGAGCGCGATCTTCACCCGGAACCTGCAGGCGGCCGAGGCGTTCCTGTCGCACGAGGGGAGCGATTGCGGCATCGCCAACGTGAACATCGGCACTTCCGGCGCGGAAATCGGCGGCGCCTTCGGCGGAGAGAAGGAGACTGGCGGCGGGCGCGAGGCCGGAAGCGACTCGTGGAAGGCCTACATGCGCCGTCAGACTTGCACGATCAACTGGAGCGACGAGCTGCCTCTCGCGCAGGGAGTGCAGTTCGGGGAGTAGATCGAGGACGGGTTCACTGAGCAAGGAGAGATGAGATGAGCGACCCGATACGCGTCACCGACGCGAACTACGAGGAACTGATCGAGAAGAGCGCGAAGCCCGCCGTCCTCGACTTCGGCGCGACCTGGTGCGGGCCGTGCAAGGCCATGGA
The genomic region above belongs to Candidatus Eisenbacteria bacterium and contains:
- a CDS encoding polyisoprenoid-binding protein, which encodes MKSLEIILAAVAIALLTTSAGGAVYMLDPDHSTISLNATHLGIGTVQGHFEKFSGTLEFDPTKVSASKVQVRIDASSISTNHSFRDQHLRSPEFLDVQEYPEILFESTEVTASDRSEFQIAGNLTLHGVTRPVVLQAKFRGAATDMEGKSRIAFAASTRIDRKDFGMAWNRIIGGSPLVGQIVEILLDVEGVEQGTEQAK
- a CDS encoding aldehyde dehydrogenase family protein — translated: MLVNCGAGGNGPAAGRWNVQDWLKSLGIQEVNSGVCDGRWVEKPGGGELVSVSPIDGKPIARVLQGSEADYERVMDSALDAFGSWRMLPAPRRGLVVRDICDELRRHKEPLGRLVTLEMGKIYTEGQGEVQEMIDMGDFAVGLSRQLYGLTMHSERSRHRMYEQWHPLGVVGIISAFNFPVAVWSWNAMIAAVCGDTMIWKPSSLTPLTAVATQQIVNRVMDAHNLRGVFGLVVGRGSTVGEKMINDRRVPLVSATGSTPMGRRIGEVVGKRLGRTILELGGNNAIIVMDDADPKLALRAILFGAVGTAGQRCTTTRRIFLQKGIAEGFTKKLVDSYKTIRIGDPLDPGTVMGPLVDGDAVETMMKALDAIRAQGGEILYGGKKLDRPGHYVEPTIVKARPGMAIVKEETFAPILYLFTVDSLEEAVKLHNSVDQGLSSAIFTRNLQAAEAFLSHEGSDCGIANVNIGTSGAEIGGAFGGEKETGGGREAGSDSWKAYMRRQTCTINWSDELPLAQGVQFGE
- a CDS encoding long-chain fatty acid--CoA ligase, giving the protein MPLPRAMGLGQRFELLAFLESIPHSDVSPPRLTQRKEERNMPLVHRMLRYLLLPPLRTAVVDDFRAWRGIALYIAALHLARKIEQTTDRPHIGYMLPTSGLSPVTILATWMLGRTIVPINCLLSPADRRHIIENAELDSVVTITPMIEHFGDLPPEVKSIQLDRMSFRGVPPLRQPLHSTDDSLAALLYTSGTSGRPKGVMLTAGNLIANIQQCIEWARLPRRTVFLGVLPQFHCFGLTVLTLIPLWLGAKAVYTARFIPKRILELMLAHRPHILLAVPSMLNGLLNAKSATPEHFSSVRFLVSGGEPLPQRVFDGFRERFGVTLNEGYGLTELSPVANWCRPQDHKRHSVGPPLPRVEERIVSLTGEILGANQEGEVRIKGPNLMKGYYKAGAETAAALDEDGFLRTGDLGHIDEDGLLFITGRIKELMVIGGENVSPRTIEEVLDLYPGVQSSAVIGIPDPDRGEVPVAFVEMDGDTAFDEARMRAHCRQSLAPYQVPRKIVRLESIPRSPTGKILRRDLRGLLDN
- a CDS encoding dimethylargininase encodes the protein MKAAEAKEAVRPVCAEAPAGATPGCARPRWIALTREISPRIAEGELTFLARQPVDLARAREQHRRYEAALASLGAAIARLPPLPDSPDGVFVEDVAVVLDELAVLTLPGAASRRAEVDSVAEGLAAHRRVLRIESPGTLDGGDVLLAGKTLFVGRSRRTNEAGIAQLRELTATHGYRVAPVPVHGCLHLKSAATRVAPRTLLVNPAWIDLAPMSDLTLIEVDAAEPHGANALLLGETLLYSEGYPRTQEKLAALGIRVQALDLSELAKVEGAVTCCSLVIRVR